One Verrucomicrobiaceae bacterium genomic window carries:
- a CDS encoding Hsp70 family protein, which translates to MAEYVGIDLGTTLSGLAYLKPDGNPEIVPNADGERLTPSVVFFEAHEDVKLVGSAARDGGEPDRTIFQIKRHMDDPEYLVDIDGKKWTPAEISALILSKLKRDCSKICGDIHEVVITVPANFNELARKSTIAAAEMAGMKVRRLVNEPTAAAVYYAHSQGVKGRVLVYDLGGGTLDTTILEVEGDTIKILTSEGARHLGGSNFDELLLSAYAEQYQKQTGSSLFSDERHRRRILQATEDAKKMLSKLQRVNDTVANDNNSGIARIDLSREHFEKMIRNMLTRTVMLVEQALDNVGLKPADIDHVVLVGGSTRIPKVKTVLEKMFGKTPKSCGNVDECVALGAALFAKKSAKIQEVCNASYGTLAMVYNAKTGEEKLMNSIVIPKNSTIPCSRSQVYQTSEDNERIIEVDITQGEDEDAKFIDVIGRITLEVPPNRPKGCEIAVTFSYDENQRVRALVVDKQSGRSKEVALSYKGAGVLSDDELKRRSAHLRTMRIE; encoded by the coding sequence ATGGCTGAATACGTTGGCATCGACCTCGGCACCACCCTCTCTGGGTTGGCCTACCTGAAACCCGACGGCAATCCCGAAATCGTCCCGAATGCCGATGGGGAACGCCTAACTCCCTCTGTCGTCTTTTTTGAAGCCCATGAGGATGTGAAGCTCGTCGGTTCCGCAGCACGCGACGGTGGCGAGCCAGACCGCACCATCTTCCAGATCAAACGCCACATGGATGACCCAGAATATCTGGTGGACATCGATGGCAAAAAATGGACCCCCGCAGAAATCTCCGCGCTCATCCTCTCCAAGCTTAAACGCGATTGCTCAAAAATCTGCGGCGACATCCATGAAGTCGTCATCACCGTGCCAGCGAACTTCAACGAGCTCGCACGCAAGAGCACCATCGCCGCCGCAGAGATGGCTGGGATGAAAGTCCGCCGACTCGTCAATGAGCCCACTGCAGCGGCAGTTTACTACGCACACTCTCAGGGCGTCAAAGGCCGCGTCCTCGTCTATGACCTAGGCGGCGGCACACTCGATACTACCATCCTGGAAGTCGAGGGTGACACGATCAAGATCCTCACCTCCGAAGGGGCACGCCACCTCGGTGGCAGCAATTTTGACGAGCTACTCCTTTCCGCCTACGCAGAGCAATACCAGAAGCAGACCGGCTCCAGCCTCTTCAGCGATGAGCGCCACCGCCGCCGCATCCTCCAAGCCACTGAGGATGCCAAAAAAATGCTCTCCAAGCTCCAACGCGTCAACGACACTGTCGCCAATGACAACAACAGCGGCATCGCCCGAATCGACCTCAGCCGTGAGCACTTTGAAAAAATGATCCGCAACATGCTCACCCGCACAGTCATGCTGGTCGAGCAAGCACTCGATAACGTCGGCCTCAAACCTGCCGACATCGACCACGTCGTCCTCGTCGGTGGCTCCACCCGCATTCCAAAGGTGAAAACCGTGCTCGAAAAAATGTTTGGCAAAACGCCCAAGAGCTGCGGCAACGTGGATGAATGCGTCGCACTCGGAGCCGCCCTCTTCGCCAAAAAATCCGCCAAAATCCAAGAAGTCTGCAACGCCAGCTACGGCACCTTGGCCATGGTTTATAATGCCAAAACGGGCGAGGAGAAGCTCATGAACTCCATCGTCATCCCGAAGAATAGCACCATCCCCTGCTCACGCAGTCAGGTCTATCAAACCAGCGAGGATAATGAGCGCATCATTGAGGTGGACATCACTCAGGGCGAAGATGAAGACGCCAAATTCATCGACGTCATCGGACGAATCACGCTCGAAGTGCCGCCAAACCGCCCGAAAGGCTGCGAGATCGCCGTGACATTCAGCTACGATGAAAACCAGCGAGTCCGCGCCCTGGTCGTCGATAAGCAATCTGGCCGCAGTAAGGAAGTCGCCCTGAGCTACAAAGG